One Prunus dulcis chromosome 7, ALMONDv2, whole genome shotgun sequence DNA segment encodes these proteins:
- the LOC117634135 gene encoding uncharacterized protein LOC117634135 isoform X3 has translation MATSSKFDLSSGSPDRPLYNSGQRGSHIAAPLDRSGSFRESMENPILSSLPNMSRSTSLITHGDVTNFFHCLRFDPKLVASEYKSNRQGDLRRLVSVALSISPDESPSGSVKGKPSPIPEDIKRVKAGLRDSSVKARERVKTFTEALSVFNKVFPSVPSKKRSRTEVFSNERSSVVLSSDRSILGPKMGKIGIQSHAVTGAFELEQQKSEERTKNSVPNKRTRTSLVDVRMDVRSNALVRPSGAVDRDREMLRLASSGAVQGEDRNLSIGVDGWEKSKMKKKRSGIKLDASPSMVSGKPIDGFRETKQGMQQRPVSDARSRLNSDSHGFRPGVTNGAVGAGKSDGISQFRSSIPKTEPDNTSLINDKRDHPIGTDKERVNHRAVNKASVRDDFNSASPTSSTKINASVRAPRSGSGVVPKLSPVVHRATVANDWDISHCTSKPPAAVGANNRKRMASARSSSPPVAQWAGQRPQKISRTARRSNFVPIVSSNEETPTMDSASDVTGSDIGMGFAKRLPGSSPQQVKLKAEPLSSAALSESEESGVAEIKSRDKGKKTDEIDEKAGQNVQKVSPLVLPSRKNKLVTGEDLGDGVRRQGRTGRGFTSTRSLMPMTVEKIGNVGTAKQLRSSRLGFDKSESKAGRPPTRRLSDRKAYTRQKHTAINAAADFLDDGHEELLAAANAVVNSARSFSSSFWRQMEPFFGFLSDADTAYLKQQGNIESNVTTQAQVPSSIDCSATVTNGLRLIGCEPKSGEFRPEHLVPGAGDHVAIPLCQRLLAAVIPEEDFSSGNDDLTFDADGVEFDIDAEVESNGLSYQSQDNFQFAGHAAFNGFRITGRPEYDEPEGTHKAISSNFSHSQNGFLSGQVSISGLACSESQYANMHINEKLLLEVNSIGIFPELEPDMTQTGDEGISEEIRKLEEKYHEQVSNKKGLLDRLWRSASVTEEFREKELEQRALDKLVGMAYEKYMSCWGPNATGGKSTSNKMAKQAALAFVKRTLERCRKFEDTGKSCFSEPSYRDILLSGFSNVNGMRQSEAIAEGESTKPYASKVSASVGSQQSHSQFSQNADNHNVVSSDVLPPLNHLSEQANGREETWSNRVKKRELSLDDVGSNIGTSNVPSGIGSSLSSSAKGKRSERDRDGKGHNREVLPRNGTPKIGRPALSNVKGERKTKTKPKQKTTQLSISVNGLLGKMSEQPKPALPSVSKSGEMTTSGNTKEKDEFALDAIDDPESIDLSHLQLPGMDVLGVPDDIDGQGQDLGSWLNIDDDSLQDQDFMGLEIPMDDLSDLNMMV, from the exons ATGGCAACTTCTAGCAAGTTTGATCTCTCGTCTGGTAGCCCGGATAGACCATTATACAACAGTGGGCAGCGAGGATCCCACATAGCTGCTCCATTGGACAGATCTGGTAGCTTTCGCGAGAGCATGGAAAATCCAATTTTATCTTCACTTCCAAACATGTCAAGAAGCACGTCTCTAATAACACATGGAGATGTAACAAACTTCTTCCATTGCTTGCGCTTTGATCCAAAATTGGTGGCTTCAGAGTACAAGTCTAACCGACAAGGGGACTTGAGAAGACTTGTGAGTGTTGCTCTTAGCATTTCACCTGATGAATCTCCATCTGGTTCTGTAAAAGGAAAACCATCTCCAATACCAGAGGATATAAAACGAGTCAAAGCTGGTCTGCGTGACAGCTCTGTTAAGGCTAG GGAACGTGTAAAAACATTCACTGAAGCCTTATCCGTATTCAACAAGGTTTTCCCAAGCGTACCATCAAAGAAGAGATCAAGAACAGAAGTTTTTTCTAATGAACGGTCTAGTGTGGTGTTATCAAGTGATAGGTCAATCCTGGGGCCAAAGATGGGTAAGATTGGTATTCAGAGTCATGCTGTCACAGGTGCTTTTGAACTTGAGCAGCAAAAGTCAGAAGAAAGGACCAAGAACTCTGTCCCAAACAAACGCACTCGTACTTCTTTGGTGGATGTGAGG ATGGATGTGAGGAGTAATGCTCTTGTCCGGCCATCTGGGGCAGTAGACAGGGATAGGGAAATGCTGCGGCTTGCAAGTAGTGGTGCGGTTCAGGGAGAGGATCGGAATTTATCTATCGGTGTTGATGGTTGGGAAAAGtcaaaaatgaagaaaaaacgTTCTGGGATAAAGCTAGATGCTTCTCCAAGTATGGTATCCGGTAAACCAATTGATGGCTTCCGTGAAACTAAACAGGGAATGCAGCAAAGGCCTGTGAGTGATGCCCGTTCAAGGTTAAATAGTGACTCCCATGGGTTCAG GCCAGGAGTTACTAATGGAGCTGTTGGAGCTGGAAAGTCTGACGGAATCTCACAATTCCGTTCATCCATCCCTAAGACTGAACCAGACAACACTTCCCTTATCAATGATAAGAGAGATCACCCTATTGGTACAGATAAGGAAAGGGTGAACCACAGAGCTGTTAATAA GGCAAGTGTTCGTGATGATTTTAATTCAGCTAGTCCTACCTCAAGCACAAAGATAAATGCTTCTGTTCGGGCTCCACGATCAGGCTCAGGTGTTGTACCCAAGTTGTCTCCCGTTGTTCATCGAGCAACTGTTGCTAATGATTGGGACATTTCTCATTGTACAAGCAAGCCCCCTGCTGCTGTTGGAGCTAACAATCGCAAACGCATGGCATCAGCACGATCTTCATCTCCACCTGTTGCCCAGTGGGCTGGCCAAAGACCACAGAAGATCTCCCGCACTGCGAGACGATCAAATTTTGTTCCTATTGTCTCAAGTAATGAGGAAACCCCTACTATGGATAGTGCATCTGATGTTACTGGTAGTGACATCGGGATGGGATTTGCCAAACGCCTACCAGGAAGTTCTCCTCAGCAGGTTAAGTTAAAAGCCGAACCTTTGTCTTCAGCTGCACTATCGGAGAGTGAGGAGTCAGGAGTTGCGGAGATTAAATCCAGAGATAAAGGCAAAAAGACTGATGAGATAGATGAGAAAGCTGGACAGAATGTTCAAAAGGTGTCCCCTCTGGTCCTGCCATCAAGAAAGAATAAGCTGGTTACTGGGGAAGACCTTGGAGATGGTGTTCGGAGGCAAGGGAGGACAGGGAGAGGTTTTACTTCCACAAGGTCTCTCATGCCAATGACGGTTGAGAAGATTGGAAATGTTGGAACAGCAAAACAGCTAAGAAGTTCCAGACTtggttttgacaaaagtgaAAG CAAGGCAGGTCGACCGCCAACTAGGAGACTTTCTGATCGAAAGGCCTATACACGTCAAAAGCATACAGCAATCAATGCAGCAGCAGATTTTCTCG ATGATGGACATGAAGAATTATTGGCTGCTGCAAACGCTGTCGTTAATTCTG CTCGGTCCTTCTCAAGCTCATTTTGGAGGCAAATGGAgccattttttggttttttatctGATGCGGACACAGCTTACCTAAAGCAACAG GGAAACATCGAATCTAATGTGACGACTCAAGCCCAAGTTCCTTCTAGTATAGATTGTAGCGCTACTGTCACTAATGGGCTTAGGTTGATTGGATGTGAACCAAAGAGTGGAGAATTTCGTCCAGAACATTTAGTACCAGGAGCTGGGGATCATGTTGCAATTCCCCTCTGTCAGAGACTCCTAGCAGCCGTAATTCCAGAGGAGGATTTCAGCAGTGGAAATGACGACCTCACATTTGATGCAGATGGGGTTGAATTTGATATAGATGCAGAGGTGGAATCAAATGGTTTGAGTTATCAATCACAAGATAACTTTCAATTTGCCGGGCATGCTGCTTTTAATGGTTTTAGGATTACTGGGAGGCCGGAATATGATGAGCCCGAAGGCACACACAAAGCAATCAGTTCGAACTTCAGTCATTCGCAAAACGGTTTTCTTTCAGGGCAAGTATCAATATCTGGATTGGCCTGTTCAGAATCTCAGTATGCTAACATGCacataaatgaaaaacttCTCCTGGAGGTCAATAGTATTGGAATTTTTCCAGAGCTAGAG CCTGATATGACACAGACTGGGGATGAAGGAATCAGTGAAGAAATTAGGAAATTAGAGGAGAAGTATCATGAACAG GTCTCCAACAAGAAAGGCTTGCTGGATAGACTCTGGAGGTCTGCCTCGGTAACAGAGGAATTCCGAGAAAA GGAGCTTGAACAGCGTGCCCTTGACAAACTAGTTGGAATGGCTTATGAAAAGTATATG AGTTGTTGGGGTCCTAATGCCACTGGTGGGAAGAGTACCAGTAACAAAATGGCCAAGCAAGCTGCCTTAGCATTTGTTAAGCGGACATTAGAGCGATGTCGAAAATTTGAAGATACGGGGAAAAGCTGTTTCAGTGAACCCTCATATAGGGATATACTTCTTTCTGGGTTTTCCAACGTTAATGGCATGCGACAATCAGAGGCTATTGCAGAGGGTGAATCCACCAAACCATACGCGTCCAAAGTTTCGG CTTCCGTGGGTTCCCAGCAAAGCCATTCACAGTTTAGTCAGAATGCTGATAATCATAATGTCGTATCTTCGGATGTGCTTCCACCTTTAAATCACCTGTCTGAACAAGCTAATGGTAGAGAAGAGACGTGGTCAAACAGGGTGAAGAAGAGGGAATTGTCACTTGATGATGTAGGTAGTAATATTGGAACTTCAAATGTCCCGTCGGGTATTGGAAGTTCTCTATCTAGCAGTGCAAAAGGAAAGAGGAGTGAGAGGGATAGAGATGGAAAGGGGCACAACAGGGAGGTGTTACCTAGAAATGGAACTCCAAAAATTGGTCGGCCAGCATTATCTAATGTAAAGGgggaaaggaaaacaaaaacgaagCCTAAGCAGAAAACAACTCAACTATCTATTTCAGTAAATGGCCTCCTTGGCAAGATGTCGGAGCAACCCAAACCAGCATTGCCTTCTGTATCAAAATCAGGTGAAATGACTACCAGCGGCAATACCAAAGAGAAGGATGAGTTTGCCTTGGATGCAATTGATGACCCAGAGTCCATTGACTTGTCTCACCTGCAATTACCGGGAATGGATGTATTAGGTGTCCCTGATGATATTGATGGCCAAGGGCAGGATTTGGGTTCGTGGTTGAATATTGATGATGACAGTTTACAAGATCAAGATTTCATGGGTCTTGAAATTCCAATGGATGACCTCTCAGACTTAAATATGATGGTTTGA